Genomic DNA from Lottiidibacillus patelloidae:
TTCCGTTTTTAATTCCTTCAACGAGAATCGTGTTAGCTTCTTTTCCTTCTCTCGGATGAACGAATCTAATTCTTTTTGGTTCAATGTTGTATTTCTTCATTAGCCCTATAATATCTAATAATCGATTAGGACGATGTACAAAAGCTACTTTTCCGCTATTTTTTACTAATTTGCTACTCGCACTAATAGTGTCTTCAAGAGTGCACAATAATTCATGCCTTGCGATAGCTAAATGCTCATTTTCTTTTTGGATATGACTATCCTTCATAGTAAAATATGGTGGATTACAAGTAACAACTTCAAATTTTCCTTGTCCAAGTTTTGCCGGCATATCTTTTAAATCACCATGAATAAGATTAATTTGCTCCTGGAGCTCATTATAAATAACACTTCGCTTTGCCATATCATAAATTCTCTCTTGTATCTCTACTCCAAAAAGTTTTCCTTTTGTACGCTTGCTAAGCATTAGTGGGATAACTCCATTACCAGTGCATAGATCAATCATGTTTCCTTTTTGAATAGGAACATATACGAAATTTGCAAGAAGAACCGCATCTAATGAAAATGTTGATATTGAGCTACTTTGAATAATTTTTAAACCTTCAGCTAATAAATCATCAAAACGTTCAGTTTCTAATAGCTTTACCATGTTATAGTTCCTTCCAATACATTAGTTTATCTCCACAGGAAAAGGCCTCCCATCGTGTTGGAAGACCTTTTATTCGTCGACTTTGTTTAATAACGCTAAGCAAAATAAACAATCGCCTTCAGTTCTAGGTTTTCCGTAATGTAAGTTACAAATATGAAACCCTTCCTGATATAAGCGTGCTAAATTATCGTAACCTTCTCCAATTTCTACTTTTCTCTTTTCAGTCTCGGTGCTTTTCGTAGATGTTACATCAGACGCTTTATCGTTTTCTCCAGGATAAAGACGTTCTCGTAAGTGGTGATTTTCCATTTTCAAATGTTGGTTTTCCTCTAATACACCTTCAAGTTGGTTTTTTAGTTGCCCTAATTGTCGGTATAAATCACCTATGACCTCTTCAATATTTGTTACTTTGTCGAAGATTTCCTTCTTCTCCACACTTCCCCACCTCATTCTGTGGCTCTTGCACCAACTGCTCCTTCAGCTAACAATTCATCAAGTGTAAATTCTACGGTTTGTTCTTGATTTTGTAGGTTTACTTGAATGATTCGCTCTAGCATGTTTAATCCTACGACTGTACCAGGACCATAGCTAGTTTTTATTCTTTTACCTACATCAGGTAATTCTCTTTTTGCTGCTTCATATTCATCATTCTCATATTTTAAACAACACATTAAACGTCCACAGAGACCAGAGATCTTTGCTGGATTTAATGATAAGTTTTGATCTTTTGCCATTTTAATTGATACCGGTTCAAAATCACCTAAAAACGTTGAACAGCACAACATCCGCCCACAAGGGCCAATACCACCTAGCATTTTCGCCTCATCACGTACTCCAATTTGTCGTAATTCAATTCGTGTACGGAAAACTGCGGCTAAGTCTTTTACTAACTCACGAAAGTCTACTCTTCCATCAGCTGTAAAGTAGAAAATAATTTTATTTCTATCAAAAGTATATTCTACATCAACAAGCTTCATATCTAAACTATGCTCATCAATCTTTTTTACGCATAAATGGTACGCTTCTTCCGCTTCGCGATTATTTTCCTCAACAGTTAATTTGTCTTTATCATCAGCAAGTCTAATTACTCTTTTCAAAGGTAAAACTACATCATTTTCTTCTACCTTCTTAACATTAGTAACTACTTTGCCAAACTCGACTCCTCTAACAGTTTCAACAATAACATAATCACCTTTATCTATAGTTAACCCACTTGGGTCGAAATAATATATTTTACCCGCTTTTTTAAAACGGACACCTATCACATTGTAATACAAATTTATCCCTCCTGCATTTTCAGCACAACTTGCTCCATCAGCAACTGCGGATTCATATTGGAATGCAATTTCCTTTGCCCTTCTAAAATCACATTTATTCGATTAACAATCCGCCGTTGGGACATTTGCATTGTAAGTTGTTTCATTTTTTCAATTTGATCAATAAAAACAACCTTTTCTTCCTGCCCTAATTGAAGATATAACAAATCCTTGAACCAAAGCAATAGTAAACTTAATCCTTTTTCTAGTTGTTCCTTTTCTGAAAAGTGGCTTAAGAATCTTTCTTGTAAAAAGATAAAAGCTTGTTCTGGTTTTTGAAAAAGGTCTTCAGTCAATTTTAGCACTTTATTTCTTCCTTCTGCAAACCATTCATCTGAACTTATATCTTTTGCTTCTTGAAAATCGCTAGTTAATGATGCTGCTAACTTTGCAATATTTTCAGGAATACCTTCATTCTTTAGCTTTTCAAGTAACTCATTCACATTTAACGGTGCAAAAGAAATGACTTGGCATCTTGAAATAATTGTATTTAACATTCGATGAAGGTTCGAAGTTATTAGTATAGCTACCGTCTCTTCTCGAGGTTCTTCAATAAACTTAAGTAAACTATTAGCTGCTTGTGGTGTCATTTTTTCAGCATCTTCGATAATATAAACTTTTTTCTTTGATTCAACACCTGCATAACCAAACTCTTTTACTAATTGTTCAATTTGTTCTTTTTTTATAGAAAGACCCGAAGGAGCAATTATATGTGCATCAGGGTGATTCCCTGAGTTAATTCGTTTACAATCCGTGCACTTGTTACATGGCTCTTCTGCATTTTTATCTCTACAAAAGAAACTTTTCGTCAGTTGAAGCGAAATCTCCTTTTTCCCTGTTCCAACACTGCCTTCAAATAAGTAAGCATGAGATAAACGGTTGTTTTTCATACTATTCGTTAATAGTTTTACTACTTTATGTTGTTTTTTCTCTAGTTCATGCCAACTTGACAAAAAAATCACCACTTATGCTTTATTTAAAATTGTAAAAATTGTTCCACAGGAACAACAAATACTGTTGCCCCACCTACTTCAACTTCAACTGGGTACGGAACATAGGAGTCTGCGTTTCCACCCATTGGTGATACAGGTGCAACTAGTTGTTCTCGATGTTGACAGTTATCCTTAATAATTTCTAGCACTTCATCTACCTTTTCATCCTCTGTGCCGATTATGAATGTCGTATTACCCGCTTTTAAAAAGCCTCCTGTACTTGCAAGCTTAGTCGCCCTGAAGTTGTTTTCAACGAGTGCAGATGATAGACGCTGACTATCTTTATCTTGTACAACAGCAAGAACTAATTTCATTGCTACTCCCCCTATTTTACTTTATACAATATTTTCTTTACCAATTAGCTCATTAAAATCACGCTTTATGTCAGAGAAGATTTCCTCAACTGAACGGTTTGCATGAACTAATAGCATTCTATCTTTATTTTCTTTATATAATGTGTGAAAACCTTCTCTTACTGTTTCATGGTAACTACTTTCTTTTAATTCAATACGATCTAAACTTGTATCTCCTTGCCTTTGTAAACGTTCTAGCATTCTTTCTTTCCCCTCTTCAGGTGAAATGTCTAGCAAGTACGTTCGGTCAGGTTTTAAGTTGCCTGTGGCAAACAAATTTACTTCCTTCACTTTCTCAATAGGAACTCCTAGTCCATATCCTTGATATGCAATCGAAGCATCAACAAAACGATCACAAAGGACTATCTTACCTTCCTTTAATGCAGGGATTATCTTTTCTCTTACATGTTGTGCTCTAGACGCAGCATATAGAAGAACTTCTGTTTCATTTTTCATCTCTTTATTGTTAGGATCTAAAATTACTTTTCTAATTTGATCACTAATACCTGTGCCACCAGGTTCTCTTGTTAATAGAAAAGGAATATTTTTTTCCTCTAAATACTTAGCTAACAATTTTATTTGTGTTGACTTCCCTGAACCATCCGGCCCTTCAAATGTAATAAATAAACTCAATTCTAACCCCTACCCTTTTGTTTAATCTTCGAAGACTTTTATATTATTAAATTCACTTTTACCTTGAATACGAACGCCTGAATCTTTCCAGTTGTTGATTTCATTGAGCATTTCACTTGTGATTACTTCACCTGGCATAATTACTGGAATGCCAGGTGGGTATGGAATTATTGCTTCTGCAGCAATTTTTCCTTTTGACTCCACAATTGATACCGTTTTTACTTTTCTATTTTCCATTTCTTTATATGAAATTGCGAGACTGGAAATTCGCTTAAAATTTGAATTTAGAATATTCTCCTCTGAACTTACTTCTCTATCCGGTGCCTTTACTCCTTTTAATGCATGACTAATTCTTAAAAATACTTCTTCCGAATTTTTCATTTCTGCTAATGGCAAGATTAGTAATACATTTTTAGTATCTGCTAACTCCGTATATATACCTTGACCCTCCAACTGTTTTTGCAAACTAACACCTGTAGCTTTATTAGACGCTTGAATGACTAATTTTAATGGGTCTATCGTATAGTTTCCTTCTTCACAATTATCAATTACTATTAATTCATCTAACCTTTTTAGCTTTTTCTTAAATGAATGATGAGAGGATACTATCGAATCAATCTTACTTCCAGTAAGCGATTGTAAATAGAGCCTAGCTAAATCAAGTGAAGCCATTATTGGGTACGAAGGACTACTAGACTGAAATATCTTCAAGTAATTTTCTACTTTATCTACATCGATATTACTATTTTTATTAATATGAAGATATGATCCCATCGTCATTGCTGGTAACGTCTTATGTGCAGATTGAACAACAATATCTGCGTTACATTGTAATGCACTTTTAGGAAATGGTTTATTTAAAGAAAAATGCGCGCCATGCGCCTCATCTACTAAGACCGGAACCTGATTAGCGTGTGCACTATCGATTATTGCCGTTAAATCTTGCGAGAAACCATAATAACTAGGGTTAGTTAATATTAATGCCTTAGCTTCTTTATACGTATTTAATGCTGTAATGACATCATCATGGCGAAGACCTGTTGGCGTCATTGTTTTACTATCAATTTGTGGTGTTATAAAAATAGGAGTAGCTCCAATTAGTTTCAATCCATTAATAATAGATTTATGACAATTGCGCTGTACTAATACTAATTCACCTGGTTTTATAGTTGCATATATCATTGCAATGTTTCCAACAGTAGTCCCATTTAT
This window encodes:
- the yabA gene encoding DNA replication initiation control protein YabA, with product MRWGSVEKKEIFDKVTNIEEVIGDLYRQLGQLKNQLEGVLEENQHLKMENHHLRERLYPGENDKASDVTSTKSTETEKRKVEIGEGYDNLARLYQEGFHICNLHYGKPRTEGDCLFCLALLNKVDE
- a CDS encoding PSP1 domain-containing protein, whose product is MYYNVIGVRFKKAGKIYYFDPSGLTIDKGDYVIVETVRGVEFGKVVTNVKKVEENDVVLPLKRVIRLADDKDKLTVEENNREAEEAYHLCVKKIDEHSLDMKLVDVEYTFDRNKIIFYFTADGRVDFRELVKDLAAVFRTRIELRQIGVRDEAKMLGGIGPCGRMLCCSTFLGDFEPVSIKMAKDQNLSLNPAKISGLCGRLMCCLKYENDEYEAAKRELPDVGKRIKTSYGPGTVVGLNMLERIIQVNLQNQEQTVEFTLDELLAEGAVGARATE
- a CDS encoding aminotransferase class I/II-fold pyridoxal phosphate-dependent enzyme, whose product is MIEKINAPLFQALVNHKESNPISFHVPGHKNGNVFLNSAKTLFNDLLAIDVTELKGLDDLHDPQEVIKEAQTLLSEHYHTKKSYFLINGTTVGNIAMIYATIKPGELVLVQRNCHKSIINGLKLIGATPIFITPQIDSKTMTPTGLRHDDVITALNTYKEAKALILTNPSYYGFSQDLTAIIDSAHANQVPVLVDEAHGAHFSLNKPFPKSALQCNADIVVQSAHKTLPAMTMGSYLHINKNSNIDVDKVENYLKIFQSSSPSYPIMASLDLARLYLQSLTGSKIDSIVSSHHSFKKKLKRLDELIVIDNCEEGNYTIDPLKLVIQASNKATGVSLQKQLEGQGIYTELADTKNVLLILPLAEMKNSEEVFLRISHALKGVKAPDREVSSEENILNSNFKRISSLAISYKEMENRKVKTVSIVESKGKIAAEAIIPYPPGIPVIMPGEVITSEMLNEINNWKDSGVRIQGKSEFNNIKVFED
- a CDS encoding tRNA1(Val) (adenine(37)-N6)-methyltransferase, yielding MVKLLETERFDDLLAEGLKIIQSSSISTFSLDAVLLANFVYVPIQKGNMIDLCTGNGVIPLMLSKRTKGKLFGVEIQERIYDMAKRSVIYNELQEQINLIHGDLKDMPAKLGQGKFEVVTCNPPYFTMKDSHIQKENEHLAIARHELLCTLEDTISASSKLVKNSGKVAFVHRPNRLLDIIGLMKKYNIEPKRIRFVHPREGKEANTILVEGIKNGKSDLKILPPLLVYQANGEYTEEMKGMLYGE
- the tmk gene encoding dTMP kinase produces the protein MSLFITFEGPDGSGKSTQIKLLAKYLEEKNIPFLLTREPGGTGISDQIRKVILDPNNKEMKNETEVLLYAASRAQHVREKIIPALKEGKIVLCDRFVDASIAYQGYGLGVPIEKVKEVNLFATGNLKPDRTYLLDISPEEGKERMLERLQRQGDTSLDRIELKESSYHETVREGFHTLYKENKDRMLLVHANRSVEEIFSDIKRDFNELIGKENIV
- the holB gene encoding DNA polymerase III subunit delta', encoding MIFLSSWHELEKKQHKVVKLLTNSMKNNRLSHAYLFEGSVGTGKKEISLQLTKSFFCRDKNAEEPCNKCTDCKRINSGNHPDAHIIAPSGLSIKKEQIEQLVKEFGYAGVESKKKVYIIEDAEKMTPQAANSLLKFIEEPREETVAILITSNLHRMLNTIISRCQVISFAPLNVNELLEKLKNEGIPENIAKLAASLTSDFQEAKDISSDEWFAEGRNKVLKLTEDLFQKPEQAFIFLQERFLSHFSEKEQLEKGLSLLLLWFKDLLYLQLGQEEKVVFIDQIEKMKQLTMQMSQRRIVNRINVILEGQRKLHSNMNPQLLMEQVVLKMQEG
- a CDS encoding cyclic-di-AMP receptor; this encodes MKLVLAVVQDKDSQRLSSALVENNFRATKLASTGGFLKAGNTTFIIGTEDEKVDEVLEIIKDNCQHREQLVAPVSPMGGNADSYVPYPVEVEVGGATVFVVPVEQFLQF